The following are encoded together in the Thermofilaceae archaeon genome:
- a CDS encoding phosphoglycolate phosphatase, translating to MGRISCLAVDLDGTLTDEKGVIRHEVVRALEMLRERGVSVLIVSGASYPAVSTLAYYLPVTRLAVAENGGVVGFRGDYRLLAPIEDKEAILKIVGEELNGVLLNSWQNEFRFVDLAFHPPPNLSREEAVERAARVLEPRGFEVVDSGWAIHVHRKGVNKARGLLEACRMLNIDPSLVAAVGDSEVDIPMFEVAGVSVALANAPARVREKATYTVEGDFYRGFLEAIRLLERKGLL from the coding sequence TCTAACGGACGAGAAGGGCGTCATCCGCCACGAAGTGGTCAGAGCATTGGAGATGCTGAGAGAGCGGGGCGTTAGCGTGCTGATCGTCTCGGGGGCCTCCTACCCGGCTGTATCAACGCTGGCCTACTACCTGCCCGTCACTAGGCTGGCTGTCGCCGAGAACGGCGGGGTAGTGGGGTTTAGAGGCGACTATAGGCTCCTAGCACCCATCGAGGACAAAGAGGCGATCCTCAAGATCGTCGGGGAGGAGCTGAACGGCGTGCTCCTCAACAGCTGGCAGAACGAGTTCAGGTTCGTCGACCTAGCCTTCCACCCGCCGCCCAACCTGAGCCGGGAGGAGGCTGTGGAGAGGGCTGCGCGCGTCCTCGAGCCGAGGGGGTTCGAGGTCGTCGATAGCGGCTGGGCGATCCACGTCCACAGGAAGGGGGTCAATAAGGCTCGAGGCCTACTGGAGGCCTGCAGGATGCTGAACATCGACCCATCCCTGGTCGCAGCAGTCGGGGATAGCGAGGTCGACATCCCGATGTTCGAGGTCGCCGGCGTAAGCGTAGCGCTCGCCAACGCTCCCGCTCGGGTTAGGGAGAAGGCCACGTACACGGTGGAAGGCGACTTCTACAGGGGCTTCCTCGAGGCGATCAGGCTCCTCGAGAGGAAGGGCCTCCTCTAA